The DNA region TGAATGGGTTCCATATTGAGAAGAGTCAGGGATGCTGCAGTAGCAGGCAATGCCAACATCACCAACCCAGTGACATGGGACACTGGGCTGGCAGTGAGCCCAGCACATGCTAGAGTACCTCCCAACCAACTCTGGCATTCTAGATGCAGAAAAGCGAGTCCTACATGGAAGCAAGAGTTTGGACCAAATTCACCCATAACTTAAGTGTCTCAGTAGACTACAAACTAGCTCCCTTCACTGGCTGACATCGAGACTCATctcaggggctgggggctggagcgATCTCTAGTGGGAGGACATCTTCAAGGGCCAGAAAAAGCTCAGAGCCTTTAAACAATGGAAACCACAAGCTCCAATTCCCTTGTTTAGGAACCACAGAGGTAACTGAAAGCCAGAAGGCCCTCTCCAAACTGATGTAGGGAGTGGAGAACCCCGGCCTCCCCCTGCACAGGGATGGGGCGCTGGGCGCAAAGCCAGAGCCAGGACAGTGCCCACCCTCCAGGCCTTCTCCCACAGCAAGAGAAGCGGCAGGGGCGCGGCCTGCAGAGGATGTGAGCTCAGCCTGGGCGCGGCGGGCGGGGGCGCATAGCGGTCTGCACAGCAGCCCGGCCCGCCTGCCAGCGCGCCTTTGTTCTCGAGACCCGCGTGGAGCTGGGCGGCCGGGGGCCCCGGGAAAGCATCGCTACTCAGGGGGGTGGCTGGAAAGGGTCTACCCGGGGGAGATGGGAGCCCCTGCCCTCGCCCTCCCGGCACCACGGGGCGGCACGCGCCCTCACCGATGGACACGAGTTTGATGCTCTCGCGGTCCAGGAACTCGAGCGCCACCGACACGTTCTCGAGCTGCATCTGGCGGAAAGTGGGCCTCTGGTTGTGCTTGCGATGCATCTTCTTCTGGCTGAGCACCTCGAGCAGCGCGATAAGCCGCAGCCCGTCACTCAGGTCCGTCTGCAGGTTGGCGATGCGCTTGCTCACGCATTTGAGATGCTCATTGCACCAACGCGTGAACGTATTCTGCTGGATCTTTTTCCACGGTGCGTCCTCTGCCAGGTCTTTCTCGGTGGCCGGCATCTCGGCGTCTCGCGTGTCGGTACCGCCACCAGGAGCCGCGCCCGCCGCGCTCTGGCCCGCTCGGGAGTGGGAGCTACTCATTTTGAGGCGCGAGGAGCCGAGGGGCGGTGCTGCAGCCTAGGCAAGGGGACGGCCCTTTAATTAAAGTCGCAGGCACTCCGGAACGCAAGGGACGATGCGGGCAGCGGAGGTTGCGCTGTGGAGACAGCGAGCCCTTTAAATGCAGCCTGGGGGCGGGGTCACGACTGGGCGTGATCGAGGGTGGGGCTTCTGGATCCGCCCGCCCCTCCTCGCCTTTTGGAATGTTCTCCCAAACCGCCCCCCCCCGCCCGGCGGTTTTGAGCCGACCCCCCAGACTCGCAGGAGGTTTCCACGGACCCCATATGGGCAAGGATGTACTCAAGCTCCACGGCCTCACGCCAGCGCTGCAGGAAACGCTGCAGCGAGGAAAGGCTGAGCAGCGTCTATCCTGGACCACTTAGTAATCTCCAGCGAGCGTGCCATACAAGGGACTTTCCTTCCCCGTGGGCCCTGCAGGGGGTAGCTGGGGCTAGCTCTTCCTGAGTCACGTGAACTCCGCCGCGTCCCCGAAGCCCGGCCCTGACCCCACCCCCCGGGGCTCCAGCATCTGGGGTTTCCCCAGCCACACCCTGTCCGGTGCCCGGCAGCAGCGGGAAGGGGCCGTGTCCTAAGGGTGAGAGGTTGGAGAGCTTGGGTCCCGGGCCAGGCGCTGCTCTAAGCGCTTTGAGCGCGTGAGCCAAACCAGGGAAGTGGCCTCCGGCGGAGCCCGGACTTCAGATTGCGTTCCAGGCTGCCCCCCAAAACCCTCTGCCCCAAGCCAGCCATTCCGCTCTGCATAGCTCTGGCCTGTGCACCTGCGCCCCCAGATCCTCactgcttccctcccccctgcTCCACCCGGGAGGAAACAGGGCActgggccaggaggctgccaACACTCCAGGAGCAAGCAGTCTTGGAAGGGACCCATCATGCCAATGGGCACTGGCAGAGGGTACCGTGTGATATGTGCACAGGCAGCGAGTGTGTGCCTGGGGTtgctgtccatctggggcactggGGGTTTCCTCTCCTGTCTGAATGGGTCCTGAACCCAGTGTGACCCAGGAGGCAACCAGGAAGAGGGCCACAGGGACCCTTCCATACCCAGAGTGGCCTGCTCAGGGCTTCCAATAAGGCTTGGCAGGCTCTGAGCACCTGGGTCTGGATGTACTGTGGCAGTGCACAGGGCCCCCCTCCAAGAacaggggggggggcagagaactGAGGGGGGCAAACCACAGAAGGCTGCCGAGGAGCCTGCTGAGGAGCCTGTACTGTGTCCCTAGGACAATGGGGAATTATTTactcaaaattaattttctagTAGATAACTCTGGAGACAGTGAGGAGGCTGCTGCGGGGAGAGGCAGACCAGCAAGAGGCCTGTCAGAGACACTCACTGCCACCCTCTTCAGTCAAGAGAAGCCACCCTAGTCATAGCTTCATCCCCAGAGTGGGCTTATTCTTCCCAGTCCCATGTACCCCCCCTCTCCAGGAAGTTCCCTTCTTTAGGTCTCTGTCCCTCCTGCTCAGTTCTTAGGTTGAGCTGCAGACTAGTCATAATAAAGTTATCTGCTAAAGACCAGTGAGTGGGACAGGAGTTCCTGGGTCAGCCAGCATGTCATGTCCAAATATGGTTAACTCTTGCATGACTAAGTGTCTGGGACTATGGTCCCAGCCAGCATCTTCCCTGCCCTTTAGCATGTTCACTTCGGGGCTACCTGTCACCCCACTGGTTTTCCTCACAAATGGTGGTGGTAGGGACTTCAAATGGCATTTTACAATCTGGGACCCAACACTTATGCACTCTCCCCTCTCTTGACCAATTTCAACCACACTTGCACAAAATCCATACCAGTGTCTTGGTAACTGGAGTGGAAGTGGGAAGAATTGTGAAGGGGAAACCCAGATGGACCCCTCCCTGCCAGAACCCATTCAAGACAAGCTAAGTTGTCCTTCTGCGCCCCCTGCCCCACCAGAAAGCAAGTTCCCAAGGGCAGGATTACTTcagaattgattttcttttcactAAATGTCATTCACTAGGTCATCTGTGTTCATTCCTTAATCTTCAGAGAGTAGGGAAATTGTGTCAGAGTAACTGACCAGTAATCAATTCCAACAGAAGGGTGGACAGAAGCTAAGTGTCCTGGCTTCCAGCCCTAGGCTTTCCCTATGGGGGGGCAGGAATGGGGGTGTAGAGGGTTCTTGTCCCTAGGGGACATACTATTACCACCAGATGGCGCCCCATCCCAAAGCCCCCAGATCAGGCAGTCTTTGGAAGCCTAAATCCAGTTCTTTCATATTTTCCCTTATTTGGAGTAGATTCTTGGATGTTAGACataccccgcccccaccccaccacccgcCCTCAGACCCCAGGCCAGGACCTTCCACAGGGGCACTCCAGCTGATGAAGAAAGCCTCAGAATGGCACGGTGAGCAGAGACCTGGTGCTGCAAGTGAGGGCACTCGTTTACTGAGCTCCTACCTTGACCATGCAGCCTGGAACATGTGCACGTGTGGGCCTGCCAGTGGACTGCACCTACCTTCCCTGGCCCTGGGAATCTGAGCACACTGCTGCTCACATCCTGGCTAGCAGTGAACATCCAGCTCAGAGCCAACCTGGGACAGGGCCCAGGGCCCTTCCCAGGAACCTGGCCTGTCTGAGGAGATCCTGCTTCTCATACCTGGCTGAAGCCCTGCCTTGGCCCCCATGGACTACCCACTGTTGCCCTCCCAGGGGCACAGTGGCTGTAAAGTGTCCTTCCAGGTAGCCACTCCTCTTCACCCCACGCTATTTCCTGCTTTTGGGACTGTCCTTCCCAGTTATGCAGTGGCCAGTTCATGGACACTCACACCAGCCCATATCCTGCCAGATGCTCAGATACCCTCTCTCTCAGGGACCCCATGGCCTTGGGCTCCCACACTCCTGGGTACAGACACAGCTTCTCGGGTACACTAAGGAAGGCAGCCTCTGGGCACCGCTCTCCCAGGAGCAGAGTGCGCCTCCACAGCGCTCACGCACCCCAGCTGCACTTGGCTTGGTTTTGAGTGCACGCCAGCGCCTGCATTCTCGGGGCTTATCTGTTAGCCTTCGCCACCCCCGCCCCGAGTCCGCGAGCAGCGCGGTGACCATCCCGCACGGAGCCCCGCCGCGGAGGCCTCACCTGCTGTCCCTGAGGACGGCCCACAACCGCAGGGTGGCGCCCGGCTCGCCTTCGGGCCTGCGCCCGGCGCTTTGGGGCTCCGCTGGCGTTCGCTGAGCGCCGCGCGCCTCTACGCGAATGGGTCGCTGCCGCACGCCTTCTTGTTGGCCGCACCCCCGCCCGCGCCCGCCCCGCGCCCGGCCCGGCCAGGCCTGGCGAAAAAGCCTTAATTGGTAAAATCGCCCAGAAGCGGGGGAGGGGGACTGGCGGGGCCGCACTGCGAGCTCAAGCACCCGGGCCTCCTGGAGACgttgcccccccaccccgttcGATGAGCTCAGAGTCCGTCGAGGGCCGCCGGGGTGATGGGGAGGAGGTTTGTCTCAAGAGCCGGCGGGGTCTACAGGGCCCACGTCTCAACACACCGGAAAGGCCACTTCCTCCAGGGAGCCACCCACAGTCAAGGACCCCTGCCTTTACCCCAAGCCTGGGCTGGCCAGGCAAGTCGGATTCTGCCTCCTGGGGTGAAGGGGAACAACAGGCTTTTGCATGTGTCCACTGGACGCTTACCACCCACAAGGCCCCAGTGAGGAGCAAACAGCCCATCTGCCACTGATTTGacccctgctgtgtgccaggcctaCCCACAGTAGCAGAACCATACTGAATTCTTAGGAGCACAATCAGATGTAGCCCGGAAGCCTGGGAGTGTACAGTGAGGTGCAGCCAAAGAGCCAAGTGTCTGTGAGCTGGGTGGGCACAGCCATGCCCTGGCACTGCCAGGCTCTTTCTCTTCTATGCATCCATTTTCTGGTAGCTTCAGATTCAGTTCAAATGTCATTTCTGAGGAAAGCTACATACAGCAGTGTCGTTTTAACATTTTGCCCACAATAAGGACTTTCTATATCCTGAGCcagtatgtgtgtgcacacaaacAGGCTGACACAAATAACTGAAATGAACATTTCAGAAAACTACCTTCCCTTTGTACCTGCAAAGCACTTTGATGTTTTCTATTCTACTCTACTTCATTAAAAGATAGGAACAAAGGAAGTAAGGGCGAGGAAGAAACTTCATCACGCAAGCTAAATACATTTGGCGATCTACAGTTTAACATGAACAGAAAGGCTCTGATCACCCTCCAAGCTTCCCTTGCATCCACTGCTGCCTTTGCTAGCTCTGCTGGCAATGACCTTTCCACCTTGACCTATGGTGGTACCCCCTAGCAGCTGCCGGGTTTCCATCTCTCACAGCTCCTTCTGGtggacaccaccaccaccaccaatggGGAGAGTGGTGGATTATCATCACTTGATAGACGAATGGCCTGACTTCAGGCCCATTAGGTGGCTGGACCAAAGCTCATGGCCACGGCTGTCCTTCAAGGAGGAAAACTTACCTACCACAGGCATTGCCAGGGTACAGTAGGTGAAGGAATATGAAGGAGGCAGTGGCCATGTGCCTGGGCCTTGGGTGCCCCCTCCCTCCATCTGAATCCTCTCTAcacttctgcctccctccttctccacaCAAACCCCCTCCACACATGTAGCTCTAGGTCTCCACTTCTTCCTGGTCTAGGGGGAACAAAGGTTTGTACAGCACCAACTCTTCCCTCGTAAAAAGAATGTCATACATGAAAGGCCATTTTTCCTTGTGTTGAAGGTTTTAGAAAACCACTAGAATCAGTTCCATTACTGCCGTCAAGGCAGGCTGACTCCTCCACTGGCTGTGCCAATGGCTCCCAGATGAACCAATGGTTCTAGGTTTGGAACATAGGGCGTTCTTTAAGAGGTTTTTGGTCAGCTAACCATTCATTTTTTACATTGCTTGTGATAATCTTCCACACATACATTTTCACAATAATCACCATCTTATGACTTTTGTTACATGAACTCTTTCAAGCATTCAAATACTGCATAAAACCCAAAGAATCTTTAACATCCTTGAAGAGGAAAGTTAAGTTTTGTCCAGTATTAAGAAGATTCTGATCTTACAGAGAACACTAATAACTTAGGGAACAATCATGTCCTTGGATATGGATGCTAAGAAATATATTCGTGTTGATATTACTTTTCCTTACAATTTTCAATCTGGCTGGAATTGCAAATTATACACTATATTGCTTAGAAGCCATTCTCCGTCCTTAAAGGAGaaactctcttcttcctcttgacTTGGACTTGATGTCTTCCTAGCCCTTTCCCCCTGGCTGCAGTTCCATAGAGACTCCTCTCCTTTAACCCTGCCCACCCTTCCCAGGAAGACTTCCTTGGAGGCCTCAGATTTCCTGCAACAGCCCTTCTGAGGACTTGGAACCCCTACTGGGCCAGGCCATTGACACAAGGACTACATATTGGCTGGGGGAACAGTCCATGAATGAATCGCTGCACTTGGGGCCGTTGGccaattctccttcctctctggtccCTCAATTCTTCCTCTGTGTGATGGGGGTGATGCAGACGGCCTCTCAGTTCTGATTGTCAAGGGCTCTCCCTGGTTTCTAGTGGTCTGGGGCTGTACTTGGGCACAGGGGACCATCACAGTTCAGCTTCCTGGTGCCATTTGTGGTGGAACCTCATAGTGGGACAACAGTGGGGGACATAAAAGGCAGAGTGCCGAGGCAGGTGCCAGGGGAGGGGATGTTCCTTGGGGAGAAGGCAAACCTAGAATTCCTTGACCTCATAAGGAAACAGCTTGGATGCATACAGGGAGGGGTGGCACGGTGGAGGACTGGGCCTCTGGGACATGGGCCAGCATTGCAGAAGGCTTGGAGAGGTGCTGGGGAATCTAATCTTGCCAAAATTCAAAATTCCTTAAGGCAGCCTTTGAGCGGCCCAGAGCCCAAATgacatctctctccctgctctgaaGTTATGCATTTGGCTGGGACCCACACCCCCCCTCTTCATCTTTCAGGAGACAGAGCATGCCTGCCTTTACTCTCAAACCAAGCCAACAGCAAATCTTCTGAGAGTCTTTGTGGGCAAACCAGGGCTCCATCTCTTTACCATTCCTTGTGTGGCCACTTCTTCCCTCCATGAGCAAACCTCCATGGAGAACTGGTCTGTGTCCCTCACCAGCTGGGCTAGCCAGCCTGAATCTGAACCAGAGCCCTCCTCTTTTCTGCTCCCCGCCACCAGCTGTCATCTATGAGAGCAAGGGTAGCACCTCATCTTCCCATGCTCTGAGTTATGGGCCTGCCTGGGGAGGGGCACCTCAGTTGGCCCCACACTCCACTGGTTGTCTTTGTTTAGAATCTGCATGAGACAGTTTCTCAAACTCCACGGGACAGCTCTTTACTGACAAGTGCCCTTACCAGCTCCTAGTGACAGTCTAGGCTCCTCAGTAGGCCTTGGTGCATTCTGTGGTTCGCTACCATTACACGGAAGCCCACCCAGACCCAAGTGTTCAGAGCCTGCTAAGCTTTTTTGGAAACCCTAAACAGGCCACTCTTGGTATGGAAAGGCCCCCATGGCTCCCCGCCTGGTTGCCTCCTGTGTCACACTGGGCTCAGGGGCCATTCAGAGAGGCGTGGAAACCCTCAGTGCCCCAGGTGGACGGCAACCCCAGCCAAACATTCGCTGTCTGTGCACACATCACACAGTGCCCTCTGCCAGTGCCCACTGGCACGCTGGCCTCTTCCAAGACTGTTAGCTCCTGGAGTGCTGGCAGCCTCCTGGCCTAGTGCCCCACTTCCTCCTGGGTggagcagggaaggagggaggtggtgGGGACCGCCAGGCGCAGGTGCACAGGCCAGAGCCACGCAGAGCGGAAAGGCCGGCCCCGGAACAGGGGAGTCTTGAGAGGGTGGAGGGGAGCCTGGGGGGTAACCTAGGCCCCAGGCTCTGTCGGGGGTGCTTCCCTAGTGTACTGCACGCTCTCAAAACGTTCACAGCAGCGCCTGGCTCAGGACCCGCGCTCTTCATGGGTTAACCCTTAGGATTGGGCCGCTTCCCGCTACTGCCCATAAGACATGCCAGGGTGTGGCCGGGGAACCCCAGATTCTGGAGCCCGCGGTAGCGGGAGCCGCGAAGATGGGGCGGGCCCACGTGACTCTGGAAAGGCAAGCCACACCCAGCACGCCAGCCCCGCCCCGCTCCCAGGCCCTGCTCGGTTTCTGCGGGTTCCACTCGCAGGGGCCCCACTCCTCCTCACTTCTCGCCGGAACACGCAGCGGGTGATGACTAGGCTCGCTGGTCCCGCCCCGCTCCCATGTCCAGACGCGTCTACTCTTATTCCCCTTACACTCAGGCCCCGCCCCTTTCTCACACGTAGCGCGGACTTCACAGCGTGTGATGCCTGCCTCGCCAACCTAATCCTTTCCCTAGGCGCGCGGCCCCGCCTGCTCGCACGGTTCAACTGGTCTGCGCCGCTTCGGCTCCGGCTCACCGCCCCGCCCCGCTCCTCTTTCACCTCCAGCCAATCCCGCCCTTTGGTGAGGTCTGCTCATCAGCCCCGCCCACTGCGCTGGCTTCTTCCCCCGCGGACTAGCTCCGCCTTGCTCGGCGCGCGCAGCCCGTGGATTCCGAGGTTGCGACGTGAGCGTGATGTCGGCGTGACGCGAGTGCTGCCGTTCCCGAGGCGCTCGCGCTTCCCCAACCGCGGTCCGAGGCAGTCGTAGCTAGGCCTGTCTCGCCAGGCCCAGGCTGCCCCTAGGCCTCCGCCTGCCGCCATGGATGACTACGCGGTCCTGTCGGACGCTGAGCTGGCCGCCGTGCTGCGCCAGTACAACATCCCGCACGGGCCTGTCGTGGGTACGCGGCGGCGGGCGGGCCCCTTCCCCGCGCTTGGCCCTGAgcctccccctcacccctcctcGGGCCCCAGCCTCGCTCCCATGGCCAGGCCAGTCTACTTCGCGCCCCCTCCTGGGAGTCCCTCTGTACCCACACCCCTGACGGCCCTGCGCTGCGTGTCTGGCCAGGCTCCACTCGCAAGCTCTACGAAAAGAAAATCTTCGAGTACGAGACCCAGAGACGGAGGCTTTCGCCCCCAAACTCGTCTGCATCCTCTCACTCCTTTCGGTTCTCTGGTGAGGTCCCCGTCCCGGAGCTCCACCTGGCTGCCCGTGGAAACAGGGTTAGGGTGGATTGGGTCGCGCGGGTGTGGCTGGGGGCGCTGGCCAGGAGGGGCAGGGGAAAAAGAGCTTGGGGGCAAATggtcctgctccccccccccccacattcagACGTAGATTCATCATCAGTGAACTCGGATATGTACGATTTGCCCAAGAAAGAGGACGCCTTACTTTACCAGAGCAAGGGTAAGGCAGCGGTGGGTTGGGCCCTGACATTTCCATTCCACTCCCTCAGGAGCCCCAGTATCAGGGAGAACCTGAGACCTCAATTCCCACTGCCTCTCAGCAGTCCGGTGGGGAGAAACCATCACAGACCCCAAATGGGATTCAAATTAAGGCCATTGGGCCAGGTGGGGGACACCACTACCCCCTCTGCTACCTTTGCCCCCCCCTTTCAAGGCTATAATGATGACTACTATGAGGAGAGTTACATGAACACCAGGACTTATGGGGAACCTGAGTTTGTGTTCACATCCAAGGGTCTCCGCCAGCCCTCGGCTTCACTCTCAGATGCTGACACCTTTCACCACCAGGTGAGCTAGCTGTTGGGTACCCAGTACTTGGGTACAATCTAAGGGGGGTCATAGCTGGGTTTGGATAAATCAAGGGGGTCCCTGGATACAAATGGTGGCTCTCAAGCCTCCAGGGAGAAATGAGGTCAGCAGACACCTGTCTGATCAGGGTCTTCCTTTGGAGGGATGTCAGAACCATTTGACTAGAGCACTTGAGACatgctctacaccaggggtccccaaactttttacacagggggccaattcactgtcccttagaccgttggagggccggactataaaaaaaaa from Saccopteryx leptura isolate mSacLep1 chromosome X, mSacLep1_pri_phased_curated, whole genome shotgun sequence includes:
- the EMD gene encoding emerin: MDDYAVLSDAELAAVLRQYNIPHGPVVGSTRKLYEKKIFEYETQRRRLSPPNSSASSHSFRFSDVDSSSVNSDMYDLPKKEDALLYQSKGYNDDYYEESYMNTRTYGEPEFVFTSKGLRQPSASLSDADTFHHQVRDDSLLSSEEEGKNRERPVYGRDSAYQNIAHYRPASNVSRSSLSLSYYPTSSSTSSGLSSSSSPPSWLTRRAIRPEKQAPGAGVGQDRQVPLWGQLLLFLVFAAFLLLVYYSMQPEDGNPFQMEP